The following nucleotide sequence is from Peptococcus niger.
AGAAAAAATTTTATGCTGTTAGAGTAGGAAAAATTCCCGGAATTTATCAAACATGGAGTCAGGCTGAAGAACAGGTGAAAGGCTTTCCAGGTGCAGAGTACAAGTCTTTTTCTACAGAGGGGGAAGCTATAAGATATATGTCTCGTGAGGAAATAAAAGAAAGTGAAAGTGTATCCGATGAAATATCTGTAATAAATGAAAAAATAGAACAGGAAATAAAGAACTTACGAGATAGAGAAGTAATTGCTTTTGTAGATGGCAGCCATTCTTTAGATGCAGATGGAAAAGAAAAATACAGTTTTGGTGTCCTTCTTTTAACCAATGAATCAGAAGACAGTCTATATAAGGCTTTTATAGATAAAACTTATATGGATTCAAGAAATATTGCAGGTGAAATTGAAGGTGTTAAACAAGCTATTTTATGGGCTATTGAAAGCAATAAACAAAGAATAAAAATTTTTTATGATTATGAAGGCATTGAAAAGTGGGCAACGAAAGAATGGAAATCTAAAGTCAAAATTTCACAGGAATATAGTAAATTCTTTGATGAGAAGTCAAAGTTGATAAATATAGAATTTGAGCATGTAAAAGCTCATAGCGGAATTGTGTATAATGAAAAAGCGGATGAATTAGCAAAAAAAGCTCTCTTGTCGCAAGGGTATAAAACATATAATGATGGATCTATCTATTTTATAGGTTTTCAAAAGCAAGATTGGCTTAATATGGTAGAATCACTCAATAATGAAATCAATGAAGAAGATATTAAAGATAAAATTAAGGTAGAAGAATCTAGTCCAAAAGATTACTTAGATAAATTGTTACTTGTGTTTGACGGTCAACGAGTGATTATTAACTGCTACAAAGGTAATAAATCTTACGTTCAAGGGAAACAGAGTTTGCTGTTTCGGAAAATTATTTCATTGGCGATTGAAAACTTACCAACAGATAGTGCTGTTATAGAAGTCCTAAATACGTATCATGATTTAACAGTAGAGAAGCTGGAGGTTGAAAATGCTTTTTCTACGTTATTGCCTAATTTTCCAATTGATGATAAAGATACAAAACTTAGAAATACTTTATTATCCTCAGTATTTAATACACTAATAACAGGCTATATGCCGGATTATACTTGTCTGGTTACACCCCTTTTTAGAGCGATGGAATTTTATTTGCATAGAATTTTACATGATAAATTGGGTAAGAATACAACTAGAACAGGAAAAGATGGCAAATTTAAAAGGAATAATTTTGCTTTCTTTGATGAAAATGAAACAACAGGAAATTTTGAATATAATTCATCTGCTGTAGGCTTAAGTTCTAATCAAATAGATTATCTTAATCAGTTATATAGTAGCTATAACAAAATGAGACATCCATATTCACATTGGTCAGAAAATTCAATGGATACTCATGTTATAACGGATATAAAAACAGCTCATGAATTAATTTTGGAAGGCTTGCAATTTATAAATAAATATTATATAATATTTTAGTTACTTTTTTGTATAAATGATTTAAGAGGAAGGAGGAGATATTGTAATGAAACCATATTTGATAAATAGTTTAAAAAAGGATGGATTTGATGCTATAATAACATTGTTAGATTACCAAACTCAAATATCAAGATGTTTAAAATCCATTAGAATGTCTCCGAACGAAACAAGAAAACTTTTGATAGATACTATATTATGTTCAGGAATGAATGAGTATCGTTTTATTGAAACTACTTTAAATGAAGATGGAACAATTAATTTAAATCATTATAACTATGTTAATGTGGACAATGATATACTAGAAAAAGCAAATGAGATTCTAAAATATCAACCCGCTTTTTTAAGAAATTCTGTATTGCCGGAATCACAAATAAAAAAAATAGCACAGAGTTAAATATACTGTATACCATATGACGCATCAAAGCACTTAAAGAAATTTAGGTGCTTTTTTAATATCAATTACTTGACATTGTAGGGAAAAACCACATTATTAAAAGATGTATTCGCAGATTTAATTGTACAGACTAGTCGAGAAATTGCTGAAAAAATAGGCAGTTTAAGTCTAGAGAAGAAGGCATTAAATACACCTATCACCAATAATACTACACAAGACCAGTGATCTATATCAATCCTTCCTCCAGAGCTTCTCAAGTCCAATATCCTTTTGGCAAGTTCAAATAATACAGCCTTGGAAAATATCGTGATTGATTTCTCGAAAGAAAATGCTATATACAGCAAATTCGAAACCCCAGACTATTTTCCTTTTAAATTAAAAAGGTCTAAAAAAGATTCTGAGCCTATAATAAATGTAGAGTGATCCCATAACGGCTGGGGGTATTTTAATAGAGGCCTTTGAACAAAGGCTAATAAGCTTGGATCAAGGTGAGCGAATTTGGACAGAAATGTTAGCTAAGAGAAGAGAAATAGGAGCAGATTCGTTCAAGAGCTTTGTTTCAAGGAAATAGAATTAGAAATTAATAAAAGCTAGGCTGAAGAAATCGTGATGTATAGTACGCTACAGAGATATGGAGCTGCTAGTTTAAAAAATGCATAAAGTAAGTACTATGAAAATAATAGAAAAAATCATAAGGTATGTTGCGGATAATATGACAGTTATAACTATGGGAACAGCTTTTTTAGTAAAGGTTGGCTGTATAAGTAATTTTGAGCAGCAGTTATATTGCGTTTTGGTTTGCATTGGATTTGGTAATATCTACGTTGTTGCTTGTGAAGAGCTTTTGAATAATATTAAATTAAGGAATCAAGGCGGATCTTTTAAGAGTCCAATAAAGACTAGTTTTTCAGAGTCAAAAAAGGCTAAGCAAGATAGAGCAAGAAAAAAAGAAAGTAGTGCACAATCACTTCAGAAGATTAGTAGTGTAGCTATACAATATATTGAGGCGGCTTTCCTGCCTTTTATATTCATTCTTATGGGAGATGTCCATAAAAATGAATATAAAATAATTATTCTTTCTATCGTAGTTTTTATGTTGTGGGTTTTACTTAGGTTCTTAAGCAAAGATAGTAATAAAAATAAATATACTAAAATCCGTTTTGTTTTTCTCCTACTTGCAGTGCTAATCTTTGGCTGTGTAGTGCGTGAGGTAAACCATAAAATTAGTCGTGTTTTTATAATTTTAGCGTTTCTTATCGGGTTATGTAAATTATGTAGAGCCAAGGATGCATAGGAATGGCCACCTATGGAAAGGTGGCCATTTGTAAAGCTATTCTTTATTTCCTTCTTCAAGTAGAGCCGTTACGTTCAGCACAGGAAGTATATAGTTTGGGAACTCATTAGCTCTCATGATTATATCTGAAACCATCGGACGCATATACGAATATAGGATTGCAGTGGCATTTTCAAGCAAATACTGCTCAAAAGATCTGCCATCTGATTCGTCTTTGTTATAGCTAAAGTGTGCAGTCATTTTAAGAACAACTTGAAAGGCGGCTTTTGGGTCTTCTAGGCTGCCTAAAATTAGGTCAAAGTTTACGAGAGCCTTATCCTCTTTGCTTTTATCGTTATATTTCAGATCCACACTAGGCTTAATATCAAGGGTTATCGTTCCCTCTGATGGATCGAAGTTATTATTTCTAATATAGGATATTTCGTTAAGGTGGTAATTATGGAATTCTATTCCAGCCATTATGCAGCACTCCCTGTATCAATATTTGCTGGTCGCACATTGGTATCATATATTTGAGAAGGCTTTTGACAGATTAAGCTTTTTGTGGAGTCAGGACTAAGATATGAAAAATTAGTATGATTTTTCTCTAAAGAGAACTGAACATCTGAATCTATATATGCCGTAACGCCTTCAACGAAATCTTGGGCGTAAAAGTCTTCTTCTAGTTCAGGTGGTTTGAGGGCGGAAAGAGATAGGACTTCATCAATCCTTGCAATTAGCTCGCCGCTACTATCAAAAAAGCCGGGTGTATTTGAGTCGAATTCCACTGTATACCCATAGTTAGCCATATATTCTATAAAGGCTTTCTTATCTAATTCATTCATAATATACCTCTCCTAAGTTCTCTGTGATTTTATATATTCGCAATTCTGAGAAGTCAATAACACTTTGGTTAAATATAGCAAGCTGACAACCATTGTTTCTCAAATATAAATCACTTTCAGGAGAAATATCATAATTGATATTTTCATAGGTGATTTTTGTGTTGGAGAAAGTATACTTAATTGCTTTATAATCTCTTCGTTCTATAAAAAAATTTAAAACTCTAGTTCGATATTTCTCATGATCCTCAGAATCATCTTGACGGATTACTTTTGTATTATGTAAGTCTTTAAAGAACTTATCAATACGTATACGATCTCTCTCAATATCTAAATTCAAAAGCTCTTTCTTTAAAAGTTGAATATAGCATCTTATATAAGCTACCTGTTGTTTTTTGTACTTTTTTGCGTTAGCTTGTTTGGCCCACCAAATTGCTTTATCGGGATCATCTATAAAGAAATATACCCCGTTTCCTAGCCAATGATAAGGGTTATCTTTGCATATAAACTTTTTCTCTTGTTTTATCTTTTTTGCATTTTCAGCAAGCGTTCCATGATAACCCCAGAAGGTTAGAATTAACTCATCTTCACGTTCCATGTGATCACCTATAGGCCTTTTTGTTTTGAAACAATGGGTTGCTTTTACTATAGTCTATTTTAGAATACCATGTTTTGTGTGTGAAATAAAGTCAAAAGAAGTCTTGTACCTGAATGCACCCTGGACTCTGTTGATATGATTATAGCATAGAGATAAGAAGGGCTGCTAGTGGTAAGGAAGATGATGGATGTCCTTATGCAGATTGCAGAGTCTCAAGAATTATACAATCATGTATATGTAGATATTGCAGATGATGGAGGACTGATTATTGATTGAGGCTAGAGATGTGATTCGGATGCGGGTCCCTTTCCCCGGTATTGACTCACGGCTTTCTAGGCAGTCTCACATGTACATTTGTCAGATTAAAAAGGCAAATACGCATGGGTTCTTGAAGTGTCAAACTTTAAAGCCATATATGTTGGGCAAACAAAATCCAATGAAAAATTTCCATGATGAAGAAGCGGATGTAAATAGAAATCCCTTTGTGCGGACTACTAGGATTGATTGTGATCGTGTCTTTTCAACAAAAGCCATTGAATATAGTGAGAAAATGAGGACTACCAACCGGAAAGACATCTGTATTGATTTCTTTCAAATTTTGCAGAATAAGATTGTAAATATAACTTCGAACAGTATTCAAGTCAACGAAGATGAACTCTTGAGAATAAACCCTCTAGCTACAAAAATTAAGTAGACTTTCATAA
It contains:
- a CDS encoding viroplasmin family protein, which codes for MAKKKFYAVRVGKIPGIYQTWSQAEEQVKGFPGAEYKSFSTEGEAIRYMSREEIKESESVSDEISVINEKIEQEIKNLRDREVIAFVDGSHSLDADGKEKYSFGVLLLTNESEDSLYKAFIDKTYMDSRNIAGEIEGVKQAILWAIESNKQRIKIFYDYEGIEKWATKEWKSKVKISQEYSKFFDEKSKLINIEFEHVKAHSGIVYNEKADELAKKALLSQGYKTYNDGSIYFIGFQKQDWLNMVESLNNEINEEDIKDKIKVEESSPKDYLDKLLLVFDGQRVIINCYKGNKSYVQGKQSLLFRKIISLAIENLPTDSAVIEVLNTYHDLTVEKLEVENAFSTLLPNFPIDDKDTKLRNTLLSSVFNTLITGYMPDYTCLVTPLFRAMEFYLHRILHDKLGKNTTRTGKDGKFKRNNFAFFDENETTGNFEYNSSAVGLSSNQIDYLNQLYSSYNKMRHPYSHWSENSMDTHVITDIKTAHELILEGLQFINKYYIIF
- a CDS encoding type II toxin-antitoxin system RnlB family antitoxin, producing the protein MKPYLINSLKKDGFDAIITLLDYQTQISRCLKSIRMSPNETRKLLIDTILCSGMNEYRFIETTLNEDGTINLNHYNYVNVDNDILEKANEILKYQPAFLRNSVLPESQIKKIAQS
- a CDS encoding protein-export chaperone SecB codes for the protein MAGIEFHNYHLNEISYIRNNNFDPSEGTITLDIKPSVDLKYNDKSKEDKALVNFDLILGSLEDPKAAFQVVLKMTAHFSYNKDESDGRSFEQYLLENATAILYSYMRPMVSDIIMRANEFPNYILPVLNVTALLEEGNKE